CCCTGTTGCCGCCTACCTCCGGCGGGGTCTGCTTGGGACGGACCCCGGCGAAACTCCGGATGAAGTCCCGCATGGAGAGCCCCGGCAGCAGCTCGCGGCCGTGCTCCCGCAGCGAGGCCATCACCTGCCGGGTGGTGGCGCAGTCCTCGCGCTCCCCGACATACTCCGAGCTGGGGCCGATGAGGATGTTGCCCTCCACCGTGGGCGTCAGGTGGATGCCCAGGCCCGGGCTGTCCACCCGGGGGGCGGGGTAGATCAGCGTGGCCACGCTGCCCGCGAGCCGCCGGTCCAGCACGTAGTACTCCCCCCGGCAGGGATAGTGCCGGTAGCCGTCGATGCCGGCCATGGCGGCCACCCGGTCGGCGCCGAGGCCCGCCGCGTTGATGACCACCGGGGCGGAGACGTCACCCGAGGTAGTCTGCAGCGTGAAGCCCCCGGGGCCCCGGTGGATCCCGGTCACCTCGCTCTCCAGGCGGAAGGCCGCGCCGCCCCGCAGGGCGTTCTCGGCCAGGGCGATGGTCAGACTGTAGGGGCAGACGATCCCGCTGGAGGGGGAGTGGAGCGCCGCCACCCCTTCCACGCCGGGCTGGATCCGCCGCATGGCCCCGGGGCCGATCAGCTCCAGCCCCGGCACGCCGTTGGCCTCGCCCTGCTCCCTGATCCGGTGGAGTTCCGGTATCTCCGCTGTACAGCCTGCGACGGTGAGCTTGCCGATCCGCTGCATGGGCACCCGCAGCTCCCGGCAGAGCGGCGCCATCAGCTCGTTGCCCCGCACGTCGAGACGGGCCCGCAGCGTCCCGGGGCGGTAGTTGATGCCCGAATGCACCACGCCGCTGTTCCGGCAGCTGGTGCCCCAGCCTACGTCGGCCTCCTTCTCCACCACGCAGACCGAGAGCCTGTAACGGGCGAGCTCCCTGGCGACGGCGCAGCCCACCACACCTGCGCCGACAATGGCCACATCGGCCTCTGACGTCACGATCCCGACCACTCCCTCCTGCTACAGAAAAACGGCCCTCGTGCTGCAGGGCCGCTTGAACATCGCTCTTGTGTTGTCCGCAGCGTCTGGGCTGCAGATCCCCCGTGGCGTTACGAGACGTTGAAGGGGATCACGGCCTCCGGTGTGATCACGCGGAAGGTGAAGGATTCCGTGAGGAACAGCTGGACATCCTTCTCCGTGGCCGCCACGTAGCCCACCGAGAGGTCCTGCCCGATGGTGAGCTCCAGATCGTCGCCGCGGGTGGAGACCAGGTAGCTCTCGTTGAAATGGGGCAGATAGATGATGTCCCCGCCGTCGGTGATGCTGTCGATGCGCTTGGTCATGGGATAGCCGGTCTCCACGGAGTAGATGGTGTTCCAGAGATCCTTGCCGGCCACCAGGGCGTAGGGCCCCTCCACGCCGTCGTCGCGCATGGTGTTCACCGCTTCGGCGAGCGCGCGGAGGATGCCTGAATTCCTGGCCGTATCCATGTCGATGGAGCGGCTGCTGCCCACCTGCTTCATGCCCACGATACAGCCCTCGTCCAGGCCGTGGTAGACGGCCTCCTCCTCGAAGCGGGCCATGCTGCGGGCGGCCTCGTCGAGGTTGCCGAAATCGATGTCTTTGGCGCCGCGCACGGCGTTGTCCAGCTCCCAGCGGTCCAGCGTGAAGGTGCACCGTGTCTCCACCAGGGGCATGATCTCGTGGACGCCGAAGCCCACGTCGTCCTTCTTCCGGTCTTCGTCCACGCGGATCCGGCCGATGGGACGGGCCGCGTACTCCCAGCCGTGGGGGCCGGAGACATCTACAAAGCGCCGCGCCGAAAGGTGGCCCTTCAGCACGCTCCGCGCCTGGTCGTCGATCTCCTCCCACGCCTCGTCGGGAATGGGGGAGAGTGCTCGCTTGAGAATATCCATGCTATACGCTCCTTTCCGTGTTCAGCTTCGTCGTTCCTCCGCCCGGCCAGAGGGAAGATCCCCGGGGCCGGGGGGCGTCCGCAGGGTCGTCTACTTCAGACTCCCCAGGCCGAGTCCCGAGCCGTCGGTCCCCGGGGAACCGCCCTCGCCGTTTCCGCCGCCTGCCTCCTCGACCTCGGTGATCGGTGCCTCGGTGAAGAGGTAGGTCCGGAGATTCTCCTCCCAGGCGGGTACGTTCCTGCGCAGCCATTCCAGCACCATGCAGGCGTGTTCGATCTCCTCGTCGCGGTTGTGGGCGAGGATATCGCCGATGGTGTCGTCGCCGGTGGTGGCCACCCGCTGGTGGTACCAGTCCACGGCCTCCACTTCCTCCTTGAGGCTGTTCAACGCACGATGGATATCCCTGTCTTTCGCCTGGAGTTCCTCTGTCGGTTCATGATACATGGGAGCATGTCAACCCCTTTCGCAAGAATTACAGTTCCAATTATACACCTTTCGGCCGGGGCGCCGCCAACAGGCTGCGCCCCTCCTCTGTGGATGCTATCATACTTTGGCGGGGATCGGTAAGGTCTCTGCCCTATCGGGACGTCATCCCCGGCATGCCCAGACCTCACTGCAGACCAAACCGGCGGAGTCCTTCACGGACCCTGTCCAGCTCCTCTCCGGTGAGTTCCGCCGACGCCCGGCGCACCGCGAAGGGCTCCGGAGGCTCCTGACGCCGCCGAAGACCGGGCCAGGCATCCTCCAGCTTCTCCGCCACAGCGGAAAGCACTCCAGCCGGGTCGCGGCAGAGTTCTTCGTAGCGCAGCTCCAGCTTCCGCTCCGCCGGCAGACGGGCAAGCTCGTTGTGCAGATAGCGGTCGATATAGAAAAGCTGTCCCGCCACCTGGATGCCATAGTGCTCCCGGCAGAGCCGGTCGGCCTCCCTGGGCCGCAGCGAGGCCCACTCCTCCACGCTTCCCTTGATGCCCCTGCGGAGCTTGACCAGCGACGCGGCATTCTCGAGAGGATCCCTGGTGATCCGGACGAAGATGCTCCGCGGGAAGAGATCGGCCATCTCCCGGGTGAACCAGAGGGCGTGGAAGGATTTGAAGACCAGCGGCTTCCCGAAGGCTGCGGCCATGGCGGTGATCCTGCGGACCAGCAGCTCCCAGTCGATCCCGCTGCGGTCCACAGGCTCCCCCAGATCGCGGTTGCCCAGCAGCTCCGACCAGAAGTATCCGAACTCGTGGGGCTCCTCGATGCCTCCGGTGCGGCCGTAGCAGGAACGGAAATCCGTCCGGGGCCGGTCGGAGAGGAGCTTTCTGGACAGCGAGACGCCCACTGTCGGCACCTTCCAGAAGGCGGCGATCAGATTGTTGATGTAGCCCACATCGAGACAGGAGGAGACCAGCTGCGACAGAAGCGTCGTCCCCGACCGGGGCGCACCGACAAGGAAGACAGGCACTGGTTCCTCTCCACAGCCGTCAAGGGTCTTCTCCAGCGTCGCTTCCAGCTCTTCCAGACTGATGTTGAGATTCTCCAGAAGGTTCTCTTCGAAGGCGTCCTTCTCCTTCCAGATCAGCGGCTCCTCCTGCGTCGGATCTGTCCCCATGGCTAGGTTCCTCCCCCTTCCGTGTCCTCCCGGTCCTGGAAGGCTCTCCGGAGCGCGGCGAAGTCAGGCCGCTCGCCGGAGAAGGTCTGCTCGTCCATACCCTCTCGCTGAATCACCTTGCCCAGGGTCTTCCAGAGGATCTCCAGGTCCAGCGAAAAGCTCCAGCTGTCC
The genomic region above belongs to Synergistales bacterium and contains:
- a CDS encoding ferritin-like domain-containing protein, translating into MYHEPTEELQAKDRDIHRALNSLKEEVEAVDWYHQRVATTGDDTIGDILAHNRDEEIEHACMVLEWLRRNVPAWEENLRTYLFTEAPITEVEEAGGGNGEGGSPGTDGSGLGLGSLK
- a CDS encoding sulfotransferase; this encodes MGTDPTQEEPLIWKEKDAFEENLLENLNISLEELEATLEKTLDGCGEEPVPVFLVGAPRSGTTLLSQLVSSCLDVGYINNLIAAFWKVPTVGVSLSRKLLSDRPRTDFRSCYGRTGGIEEPHEFGYFWSELLGNRDLGEPVDRSGIDWELLVRRITAMAAAFGKPLVFKSFHALWFTREMADLFPRSIFVRITRDPLENAASLVKLRRGIKGSVEEWASLRPREADRLCREHYGIQVAGQLFYIDRYLHNELARLPAERKLELRYEELCRDPAGVLSAVAEKLEDAWPGLRRRQEPPEPFAVRRASAELTGEELDRVREGLRRFGLQ
- a CDS encoding NAD(P)/FAD-dependent oxidoreductase — translated: MTSEADVAIVGAGVVGCAVARELARYRLSVCVVEKEADVGWGTSCRNSGVVHSGINYRPGTLRARLDVRGNELMAPLCRELRVPMQRIGKLTVAGCTAEIPELHRIREQGEANGVPGLELIGPGAMRRIQPGVEGVAALHSPSSGIVCPYSLTIALAENALRGGAAFRLESEVTGIHRGPGGFTLQTTSGDVSAPVVINAAGLGADRVAAMAGIDGYRHYPCRGEYYVLDRRLAGSVATLIYPAPRVDSPGLGIHLTPTVEGNILIGPSSEYVGEREDCATTRQVMASLREHGRELLPGLSMRDFIRSFAGVRPKQTPPEVGGNRDFVIEESPDCPGLINLIGIESPGLTASPAIAEMVREMVAVHLPLEADEGFVP
- a CDS encoding bacteriocin family protein codes for the protein MDILKRALSPIPDEAWEEIDDQARSVLKGHLSARRFVDVSGPHGWEYAARPIGRIRVDEDRKKDDVGFGVHEIMPLVETRCTFTLDRWELDNAVRGAKDIDFGNLDEAARSMARFEEEAVYHGLDEGCIVGMKQVGSSRSIDMDTARNSGILRALAEAVNTMRDDGVEGPYALVAGKDLWNTIYSVETGYPMTKRIDSITDGGDIIYLPHFNESYLVSTRGDDLELTIGQDLSVGYVAATEKDVQLFLTESFTFRVITPEAVIPFNVS